One stretch of Shewanella sp. Arc9-LZ DNA includes these proteins:
- a CDS encoding SCO family protein, with amino-acid sequence MLLALVGGVVYQQTQTEPMPLATSYVFEQQRPLAPFTLADQYGNAFTNQTLQGKWSLFFIGYTACPDVCPTTLNKLAAAYPQLQKIASNVQVVFVSADPKRDTQAKRLDYINFFNKDFKAVSAEHTDLFPFSRDLGFVYAMVGEDSDYQVDHSASYVLVSPRGEKIAVFKPKPQPGQLAQILNAELIADFSQIVQSWH; translated from the coding sequence ATGTTATTAGCCCTAGTGGGTGGTGTCGTTTATCAACAGACGCAAACAGAGCCTATGCCATTGGCGACCAGTTATGTATTTGAGCAGCAGCGCCCATTAGCACCATTTACATTAGCAGACCAATACGGCAATGCGTTTACTAACCAAACGTTACAAGGTAAATGGAGTTTGTTCTTTATTGGTTACACAGCTTGCCCGGATGTATGCCCTACCACTCTGAATAAACTCGCAGCGGCATATCCACAACTGCAAAAAATAGCCAGCAATGTACAAGTGGTGTTTGTGTCAGCAGACCCTAAACGTGACACTCAAGCTAAACGATTAGATTACATAAATTTTTTCAATAAAGACTTTAAAGCGGTCAGCGCAGAACACACCGACTTATTTCCGTTTAGTCGTGACTTAGGCTTTGTGTATGCCATGGTGGGAGAGGACAGTGATTACCAAGTAGACCATAGCGCATCGTATGTGTTGGTTTCGCCAAGAGGGGAAAAAATAGCAGTCTTTAAACCCAAACCACAACCTGGGCAGCTCGCACAAATTCTTAATGCTGAGCTCATTGCTGACTTTAGCCAAATCGTTCAATCTTGGCACTAG
- a CDS encoding cytochrome c oxidase assembly protein, translated as MTQPTKSNRKLLIILIAGSIGMFGFGFALVPLYDVLCDTLGINGKPQNSASSYEAVVVDKNRTVTIEFVTQVQSGMPWEFSPKVNQISVHPGELTHAQFLVKNLSTRDTVGQAIPSVSPGQGAAYFNKTECFCFNQQPLAAAATAELPLIFYVDPDLPASINTLTLSYTLYDITDRQAIVIEQGAAK; from the coding sequence ATGACACAGCCAACAAAATCAAATCGTAAGCTATTAATCATCCTGATTGCCGGGTCAATTGGTATGTTTGGGTTTGGTTTTGCGCTGGTACCGCTTTATGACGTGCTCTGCGATACATTGGGGATTAATGGCAAACCCCAAAATAGCGCCAGTAGTTATGAAGCGGTGGTGGTTGATAAAAACCGGACCGTAACCATTGAATTTGTGACTCAAGTTCAATCAGGTATGCCATGGGAATTTAGCCCTAAAGTTAACCAAATAAGCGTACATCCTGGGGAGCTCACTCATGCACAATTTTTGGTTAAAAACCTATCGACACGTGACACTGTAGGCCAAGCAATCCCTTCGGTATCGCCAGGGCAAGGGGCTGCATACTTCAATAAAACGGAATGTTTTTGCTTTAATCAACAACCTTTGGCTGCAGCAGCAACAGCAGAACTACCACTGATTTTTTACGTGGACCCTGATTTACCAGCGTCCATTAACACATTGACTCTCTCTTATACCCTTTATGACATCACCGATAGACAGGCGATCGTCATAGAGCAAGGAGCAGCAAAATGA
- the cyoE gene encoding heme o synthase — MTKPLTISQVQPKITLQWRAYFEMTKPKVVALMLLTVLVGMCLSVPGIVPLQPLVAGMAGIAMMAGSAAAFNHLIDRKIDGLMARTYNRPLPKGKISTIKAATFAVSLGSLGFVVLYTLVNPLTAWLTFASLIGYALVYTAYLKRATSQNIVIGGLAGAMPPLLGWTAITNELHGYALLLVIIIFTWTPPHFWALAIHRRKEYAKVDIPMLPVTHGVEFTKTCILLYTILLAIACLLPVLVGMCGPIYLVGSTLLSCGFIYKAWQLKFHDYPELSMQVFKFSIYHLMVLFIVLLVDHYFWVNA; from the coding sequence ATGACAAAACCTCTTACTATTAGTCAGGTTCAACCTAAGATAACTCTACAATGGCGCGCCTATTTTGAAATGACCAAACCCAAAGTCGTAGCACTTATGCTGCTTACAGTGTTGGTCGGCATGTGTTTATCTGTGCCTGGCATTGTACCGTTACAACCTTTGGTTGCGGGAATGGCAGGCATTGCGATGATGGCAGGCTCTGCGGCGGCGTTTAATCACTTAATTGATCGTAAAATCGATGGTTTGATGGCTCGAACTTATAATCGTCCGCTGCCTAAAGGAAAAATCTCCACCATTAAAGCGGCAACCTTTGCTGTGTCGCTCGGATCACTCGGCTTTGTGGTGTTATATACCTTAGTTAATCCCCTCACAGCTTGGTTAACCTTTGCCAGTTTAATTGGTTATGCCTTGGTGTATACCGCCTATCTTAAACGGGCGACCTCACAAAATATTGTCATTGGTGGATTAGCCGGCGCTATGCCGCCATTATTAGGCTGGACCGCAATAACCAATGAACTGCATGGCTACGCTCTGCTTCTGGTTATTATTATCTTCACTTGGACTCCACCGCATTTTTGGGCATTAGCCATTCATCGCCGTAAAGAATATGCCAAGGTCGATATTCCAATGTTACCGGTGACACATGGGGTAGAATTTACCAAAACCTGTATTTTGCTTTACACCATTTTATTAGCCATTGCCTGTCTACTACCCGTTTTAGTCGGCATGTGTGGTCCAATATATTTGGTGGGTTCAACGTTACTGAGTTGTGGTTTTATCTATAAAGCGTGGCAGTTAAAGTTTCATGACTATCCAGAGCTGTCTATGCAAGTCTTTAAATTCTCAATTTATCATTTAATGGTGTTGTTTATAGTATTATTAGTTGACCATTACTTTTGGGTAAACGCTTAA
- a CDS encoding SURF1 family protein, which produces MNTSNETKTNLTMKGVVTGNPFKSVGVSRVLFVIITLVVFSLLVKLGLWQLSRATFKQEWQSTLLQRQQQQAVTYEEMLAIVELSAASTSSQPETKLLTGYRLSISAKPINNMMLLLDNQVYQGQVGYLAYQIFEITPEQPWILVELGFVPANKDRRILPELTPLKTNYYTLVGRVYQKQPNPLSDRLDAEQLTDTHAPVRFQNINIPALTDMLGHTLTPVVLQPDNVPNYHLPQPWIPIPLSAQKHQGYALQWFTMAAVFLGLMSWIVFRQFRR; this is translated from the coding sequence ATGAATACAAGCAACGAGACTAAAACTAACTTAACGATGAAAGGTGTTGTCACAGGCAATCCTTTTAAAAGTGTGGGGGTGTCTCGGGTATTATTCGTAATCATTACTTTGGTCGTGTTTAGCTTGTTGGTCAAGTTAGGATTATGGCAGTTATCACGAGCAACCTTTAAACAAGAGTGGCAAAGCACACTACTTCAGCGTCAACAGCAACAAGCTGTCACTTATGAGGAAATGTTGGCAATAGTTGAATTGTCAGCAGCATCAACAAGCTCTCAGCCGGAGACGAAATTACTCACGGGTTACCGTCTATCGATATCAGCTAAACCAATTAACAACATGATGCTGTTATTAGACAATCAAGTGTATCAAGGCCAGGTGGGATATTTAGCGTATCAAATTTTTGAAATAACCCCTGAACAACCTTGGATATTGGTCGAGTTAGGCTTTGTACCTGCAAACAAGGACCGCCGAATTTTACCTGAACTAACCCCGTTAAAAACAAATTACTACACGCTGGTTGGCCGAGTTTATCAAAAACAACCCAACCCATTAAGTGACCGACTCGATGCAGAGCAATTAACCGATACTCATGCTCCAGTACGTTTTCAAAATATCAATATACCCGCACTCACTGACATGCTTGGCCATACGCTGACGCCTGTGGTGCTGCAACCCGACAATGTTCCAAATTATCACCTGCCTCAACCTTGGATACCCATTCCATTGTCGGCACAAAAACATCAAGGGTATGCCTTGCAATGGTTCACCATGGCAGCAGTATTTTTAGGACTAATGAGTTGGATAGTATTTCGACAATTTCGACGCTAA
- the lexA gene encoding transcriptional repressor LexA: MRPLTPRQAEILDLIKNNIAETGMPPTRAEIANRLGFKSANAAEEHLKALAKKGFIEIMPGTSRGIRLPHEEQVETGLPLIGQVAAGEPILAQEHVEQYYQVDPNMFKPAADFLLRVRGDSMKNIGILEGDLLAVHKMQQARNGQVVVARVDDDVTVKRFEQKGNVIYLHAENEDYNPIKVDLSCQSLTIEGLAVGVIRNGDWL; this comes from the coding sequence ATGAGACCGTTAACGCCGCGCCAAGCAGAAATTTTAGACTTAATTAAAAACAATATCGCCGAAACAGGTATGCCACCCACTCGTGCTGAAATTGCGAATCGTCTTGGCTTTAAAAGTGCTAATGCCGCCGAAGAGCATTTAAAAGCATTAGCCAAAAAAGGCTTTATCGAGATCATGCCTGGTACTTCAAGAGGCATTCGTTTACCTCATGAAGAACAGGTTGAAACCGGTCTGCCACTCATTGGGCAGGTTGCTGCTGGTGAACCAATTTTGGCTCAAGAGCATGTAGAGCAATACTATCAAGTCGATCCAAACATGTTTAAGCCCGCCGCAGATTTTTTATTGCGAGTGCGTGGTGACAGCATGAAAAACATCGGCATTTTAGAAGGCGACTTACTCGCTGTACATAAAATGCAGCAAGCACGTAATGGCCAGGTTGTTGTGGCACGTGTTGATGATGACGTCACCGTAAAACGATTTGAACAAAAAGGTAATGTGATTTATCTGCATGCCGAAAATGAAGATTACAATCCAATAAAAGTAGATTTAAGTTGCCAAAGCCTAACCATCGAAGGGCTTGCCGTTGGCGTTATCCGTAATGGAGATTGGTTATGA
- the ctaD gene encoding cytochrome c oxidase subunit I translates to MSTTTHDTLATAHDDHHHGAPKGLMRWLLTTNHKDIGSLYLWFSFIMFLTGGAMAMVIRAELFQPGLQLVEPNFFNQMTTVHGLIMVFGAVMPAFTGLANWLIPMMIGAPDMALPRMNNWSFWILPFAFTILLGSLFMEGGGPNFGWTFYAPLSTTYSPDSTALFVFSIHIMGISSIMGAINVIVTIVNLRAPGMTWMKLPLFVWTWLITAFLLIAVMPVLAGAVTMVLTDKFFGTSFFDAAGGGDPVMFQHIFWFFGHPEVYIMILPSFGIISAIVPTFSRKKLFGYSSMVYATASIAILSFLVWAHHMFTTGMPVFAELFFMYCTMLIAIPTGVKVFNWVATMWRGSMTFETPMLFAVAFIILFTIGGFSGLMLAITPADFQYHDTYFVVAHFHYVLVTGAIFSIMAAAYYWLPKWTGHMYNETLGKWHFWCSVISVNVLFFPMHFLGLAGMPRRVPDYAVQFADVNQIVSIGGFAFGLSQLIFLVVVLKCIKGGKPAGDNPWEAAEGLEWSIASPAPYHSFTTPPEIK, encoded by the coding sequence ATGAGCACAACAACGCACGATACACTGGCTACCGCTCATGATGATCATCATCACGGCGCTCCGAAGGGGCTAATGCGCTGGCTACTCACCACTAACCATAAAGATATCGGCTCGCTGTATTTATGGTTTAGTTTCATTATGTTTCTTACTGGCGGTGCGATGGCAATGGTGATTCGAGCTGAATTATTTCAGCCTGGATTACAGCTAGTAGAACCTAACTTTTTTAATCAGATGACCACAGTTCATGGCCTCATCATGGTGTTTGGGGCGGTGATGCCCGCTTTTACCGGGTTAGCAAACTGGTTAATTCCAATGATGATTGGTGCCCCAGATATGGCACTACCGCGAATGAACAACTGGAGTTTTTGGATTTTACCCTTCGCCTTTACCATTTTATTAGGTTCACTCTTTATGGAAGGCGGCGGCCCTAACTTTGGCTGGACATTCTATGCTCCGCTCTCAACCACCTATAGTCCTGACAGTACCGCCCTATTTGTTTTCTCCATTCACATAATGGGAATAAGTTCGATAATGGGCGCAATTAACGTCATTGTAACCATTGTAAACTTGCGAGCTCCTGGCATGACCTGGATGAAGTTACCTTTGTTTGTGTGGACTTGGCTCATTACCGCATTTTTACTGATTGCAGTAATGCCGGTGCTCGCAGGTGCGGTCACCATGGTATTAACCGATAAGTTTTTTGGTACTAGCTTTTTTGATGCTGCAGGTGGTGGCGATCCGGTGATGTTCCAGCATATTTTCTGGTTCTTTGGCCATCCCGAAGTTTACATCATGATTTTACCGTCCTTCGGTATTATCTCCGCGATAGTACCAACCTTTAGCCGTAAAAAGCTGTTTGGTTACTCCTCGATGGTTTACGCCACTGCCAGTATTGCCATTCTGTCATTTTTGGTATGGGCACATCACATGTTTACTACTGGTATGCCTGTTTTTGCCGAATTGTTTTTCATGTATTGCACCATGTTGATTGCCATTCCAACCGGGGTGAAAGTGTTTAATTGGGTCGCCACTATGTGGCGCGGTTCAATGACATTTGAAACTCCAATGCTGTTTGCAGTGGCATTTATCATCCTGTTTACTATTGGTGGCTTTTCGGGCTTGATGCTGGCAATTACCCCTGCTGATTTCCAATACCACGACACTTACTTTGTCGTGGCTCACTTCCATTATGTACTGGTGACTGGGGCGATATTCTCCATTATGGCGGCGGCTTACTATTGGCTGCCTAAATGGACCGGCCATATGTATAACGAAACTTTAGGTAAGTGGCACTTTTGGTGTTCGGTAATATCCGTCAACGTGTTGTTTTTCCCAATGCACTTTCTAGGCTTAGCGGGTATGCCGCGCCGGGTCCCCGACTACGCGGTACAGTTTGCCGATGTGAATCAAATTGTGTCGATTGGTGGCTTTGCATTTGGTTTATCTCAGCTAATTTTCCTTGTTGTAGTTCTCAAATGTATCAAGGGTGGCAAACCCGCTGGAGATAATCCTTGGGAAGCAGCCGAAGGCTTGGAATGGTCGATTGCCAGCCCTGCGCCATATCACTCGTTTACCACTCCACCGGAGATTAAATGA
- the coxB gene encoding cytochrome c oxidase subunit II, translating into MKQWLYCLLVVFVALPLGASEMPLNMTQGVTDISGKVYDLHMTILYICCAIGLVVFGIMIYSMIYHRKSKGAVAANFHESTKVEIAWTVIPFIILIGMAIPATKTLIAMEDPSDADLTIKITGSQWKWHYSYFDKDIEFYSTLSTPRAQIDGSEAKGEHYLLEVDKPLVLPINQKVRFLMTSDDVIHSWWVPAFAVKKDANPGFINEAWTRIDKPGTYRGQCAELCGKDHGFMPIVVQALSEADFDNWLVEQKKLASNAATAAAASMSKTLSLEELTSQGEQIYIARCAACHQPNGAGLPGVFPSLIGSPIIKGPVNDHLNIVLNGKPGTAMQAFAKQLSALEIAAVITFERNAWGNNSGDVVQAADIGNFLGSNEASTEPSKAVTDAANTIAATTTDITDAVTDKANQAVEAVAEAVVPEDLPTLTLEQLIAEGEQVYATTCAACHQATGAGLPGAFPSLIGSPVVTGPVSGHIDIVMHGKPGTAMQAFSSQLSPQKMAAVITYERNAWGNNSGEAVQPADVASHGQ; encoded by the coding sequence GTGAAGCAATGGTTGTATTGTTTACTGGTGGTGTTTGTAGCACTTCCGCTTGGGGCATCAGAAATGCCCCTCAACATGACTCAAGGCGTGACAGATATCAGTGGCAAGGTTTATGACCTCCACATGACGATTCTTTACATCTGTTGTGCAATTGGGTTAGTGGTGTTTGGGATCATGATTTACTCAATGATTTATCACCGCAAATCAAAAGGCGCTGTCGCGGCCAATTTTCACGAAAGTACCAAAGTGGAAATTGCTTGGACCGTCATCCCTTTCATCATCTTAATCGGCATGGCTATTCCAGCCACCAAAACCTTGATTGCTATGGAAGATCCCAGTGATGCTGATCTCACCATAAAAATTACCGGGTCGCAGTGGAAGTGGCATTACAGCTATTTTGATAAAGACATCGAATTTTACAGCACATTATCCACTCCCAGAGCACAAATTGATGGCAGTGAGGCCAAAGGCGAGCATTACCTCCTTGAAGTCGATAAGCCATTAGTACTGCCCATTAACCAAAAAGTGCGCTTCTTGATGACATCTGATGATGTTATCCATTCATGGTGGGTGCCCGCGTTTGCCGTTAAAAAAGATGCCAATCCAGGCTTTATCAACGAAGCCTGGACTCGTATTGATAAGCCTGGAACGTATCGCGGCCAATGTGCCGAGCTATGCGGTAAAGACCATGGTTTCATGCCGATTGTGGTGCAAGCATTATCGGAGGCCGATTTTGATAATTGGTTAGTAGAGCAAAAAAAACTAGCAAGCAATGCAGCTACAGCCGCTGCGGCATCAATGTCTAAAACCTTGTCTCTTGAGGAGCTAACCTCACAAGGTGAGCAAATCTATATTGCTAGGTGCGCCGCTTGTCATCAACCCAATGGTGCGGGTCTTCCTGGTGTATTCCCATCATTAATTGGCAGCCCTATCATAAAAGGCCCTGTTAACGATCACCTGAATATCGTCTTAAACGGTAAACCAGGTACTGCAATGCAAGCCTTTGCAAAGCAACTTAGCGCCCTAGAAATTGCCGCAGTAATTACCTTTGAGCGTAATGCGTGGGGCAATAATAGCGGTGATGTTGTTCAAGCTGCTGATATAGGAAACTTTTTAGGCAGTAACGAGGCAAGCACCGAACCAAGTAAAGCAGTAACCGATGCAGCAAATACTATTGCAGCAACGACAACTGACATTACCGATGCGGTTACCGACAAAGCCAATCAAGCTGTCGAAGCCGTAGCAGAAGCTGTTGTACCAGAGGATCTGCCCACGTTAACCTTGGAGCAATTAATTGCTGAAGGTGAGCAGGTTTATGCTACGACATGTGCTGCATGTCACCAAGCCACTGGCGCTGGTTTACCAGGCGCTTTCCCTTCACTTATTGGCAGCCCTGTTGTTACTGGACCGGTTAGCGGACATATCGATATCGTTATGCACGGAAAACCAGGTACCGCAATGCAGGCATTTAGTAGTCAACTTAGCCCGCAAAAGATGGCGGCTGTGATTACTTATGAGCGCAATGCGTGGGGCAATAATTCTGGCGAAGCGGTGCAACCTGCCGATGTCGCTAGCCATGGACAGTAG
- a CDS encoding cytochrome c oxidase subunit 3, which yields MTTKYQTYYVPTQSAWPIIGAIGLFLIAFGAGNYVQQLTTEKTSGGYILITGLAVIIFMIFGWFKTVIDESMAGLYSPQMDRSFRQGMSWFIFSEIMFFGAFFGALFYARMISVPWLGGASNNAMTHEVLWPAFEAMWPLVKTPDGTATEAMPWTGLPLINTIILLTSSVTLHFAHTNLEKANRKPLIIWLALTVILGIAFLSLQVEEYSHAYQEMGLTLSSGVYGNTFFLLTGFHGMHVTIGTLFLIILLLRIVKGHFSPDKHFAFQAGSWYWHFVDVVWLCLFIFVYVL from the coding sequence ATGACAACAAAGTATCAAACTTATTATGTGCCAACCCAAAGTGCTTGGCCAATAATCGGTGCTATCGGTTTATTTTTAATTGCGTTTGGCGCAGGTAATTATGTACAACAATTAACCACTGAAAAAACCTCTGGCGGTTACATTTTAATAACCGGCTTGGCCGTGATTATCTTTATGATTTTTGGCTGGTTTAAGACCGTTATTGATGAATCCATGGCTGGACTGTATTCACCGCAAATGGATCGTTCATTTAGGCAGGGAATGAGTTGGTTTATTTTTTCAGAGATTATGTTTTTTGGGGCATTTTTCGGCGCGCTATTTTATGCCCGCATGATTTCAGTACCTTGGCTTGGTGGCGCATCTAACAATGCCATGACCCATGAAGTGTTGTGGCCTGCATTTGAAGCTATGTGGCCATTGGTTAAAACACCTGATGGCACCGCAACAGAAGCCATGCCATGGACGGGTTTGCCGTTAATTAACACTATTATACTGCTAACCTCGTCGGTTACCTTGCACTTTGCTCATACCAATCTCGAAAAAGCCAATCGTAAACCTTTGATAATCTGGTTAGCGTTGACGGTAATTCTGGGTATTGCGTTTCTCAGTTTACAGGTTGAAGAATATAGCCATGCATACCAAGAAATGGGGCTTACGCTCTCTTCTGGTGTCTACGGCAACACCTTCTTTTTGTTAACCGGTTTTCACGGCATGCACGTAACGATTGGCACCCTGTTCTTGATTATTTTATTACTCAGAATTGTAAAGGGCCACTTTAGCCCCGACAAGCATTTCGCTTTTCAAGCTGGGAGTTGGTATTGGCACTTCGTTGATGTGGTGTGGTTATGTTTATTCATTTTCGTATACGTACTATAA
- a CDS encoding cell division inhibitor SulA — protein MNKLMGIAPRHPGLWVDLTETELHGTQTIQTLQTVTQGEAELSQLCSKLAILSQQGRWIVLISPPHIGYKHMLASAGVRMDRILLVHTKDEVETLWAMEKALTSGTSSAVVTWTSSLDARDSRRLEIVAKSARALGVVIEDVNAHLPHKHQLVSPTLTNGTSNFCSFH, from the coding sequence ATGAACAAACTAATGGGCATCGCGCCACGCCACCCGGGCTTATGGGTAGATTTAACTGAAACAGAACTGCATGGCACCCAAACCATTCAAACATTACAAACTGTCACTCAAGGTGAGGCTGAACTGAGCCAATTGTGCAGCAAGTTAGCGATATTGAGCCAGCAAGGCAGATGGATTGTGTTAATTAGTCCGCCCCATATTGGCTATAAACATATGCTGGCAAGTGCTGGTGTAAGAATGGATCGCATTTTACTGGTGCACACCAAAGATGAAGTCGAAACATTATGGGCCATGGAGAAAGCGCTCACTAGCGGTACATCGAGCGCAGTAGTAACTTGGACAAGCTCACTTGATGCTCGCGATAGTCGCCGTTTAGAAATTGTCGCCAAAAGTGCACGTGCATTAGGGGTGGTAATTGAAGATGTGAATGCTCACTTACCTCACAAACATCAACTTGTTAGCCCTACTTTAACAAATGGAACAAGTAATTTTTGCTCATTTCACTAA
- a CDS encoding heme A synthase: MAIQRLIKFTLVFTLAVILMGAYTRLSDAGLGCPDWPGCYGHLAVPSASHDLANIESRFPDAQIEPEKAWLEMIHRYIAGTLGLMVLAILIMCLKQPQAPKKLPVFIAVLIVFQAALGMWTVTMKLMPVVVMAHLIGGFSLFALLLLLYLRLKPLRIPGGDTYARKLIPLALVSFGVLVIQIILGGWTSSNYAALACTTLPICEGNWVDNLRLADAFSPFQGDHPSFEFGVLDYSTRMTIHVSHRIWAVVTAITLIVLALKLRYAQSHIMRNSGYLLVLLVIAQVGLGISNVVMNLPLGIAVSHNGGAALLLLTLVFINYALLRKA; encoded by the coding sequence ATGGCAATACAGCGATTAATCAAATTCACATTAGTGTTTACCTTGGCGGTTATTCTAATGGGCGCCTATACGCGCCTGTCTGATGCTGGATTAGGTTGTCCTGACTGGCCAGGCTGTTACGGCCATTTAGCGGTGCCGAGTGCAAGCCATGACTTAGCCAATATTGAAAGTCGATTTCCTGATGCTCAAATTGAGCCAGAAAAAGCTTGGCTTGAAATGATCCATCGCTATATTGCTGGTACTTTAGGGTTAATGGTTTTAGCCATTCTAATTATGTGTCTTAAACAGCCGCAAGCACCCAAAAAACTGCCCGTTTTTATTGCGGTACTCATTGTGTTTCAAGCCGCATTGGGAATGTGGACTGTCACCATGAAATTAATGCCTGTTGTAGTAATGGCGCACCTTATAGGCGGTTTTAGTTTATTCGCCTTGTTACTACTGTTATATCTGCGGCTTAAACCATTAAGGATCCCCGGAGGTGATACCTATGCGCGTAAGCTCATTCCGTTAGCACTAGTCAGTTTTGGTGTATTAGTCATTCAAATTATACTCGGTGGCTGGACCTCATCAAATTACGCCGCGCTTGCCTGTACCACCCTGCCCATATGTGAAGGTAATTGGGTCGATAATTTACGTTTAGCCGATGCTTTTTCACCATTCCAAGGCGATCACCCCAGTTTTGAATTTGGCGTTTTAGACTATTCCACCCGCATGACCATTCATGTCAGCCATCGAATTTGGGCAGTGGTAACCGCCATAACGCTAATCGTACTTGCACTCAAATTACGCTATGCACAATCACATATAATGCGTAACAGTGGTTACTTATTAGTGTTACTGGTCATCGCTCAAGTCGGACTGGGTATTAGTAATGTGGTGATGAATTTACCTTTAGGCATCGCAGTATCACACAATGGAGGCGCAGCCTTATTGCTGCTTACCTTAGTCTTTATTAATTACGCCCTGTTGCGTAAAGCATAA
- a CDS encoding DUF2909 domain-containing protein — translation MTTPFIVKLVLVSLLVFILFNLGRALFIMVKGEHQQSMSRFLGRRVLFSVVVIMVLLVALGLGYIQPNPRPY, via the coding sequence GTGACAACACCTTTCATCGTTAAGTTAGTTTTAGTCTCGTTGCTTGTATTCATATTATTTAACTTAGGTAGGGCCTTATTTATTATGGTTAAGGGCGAGCATCAACAATCAATGAGTCGTTTTCTCGGCCGGCGCGTATTGTTTTCTGTTGTCGTTATAATGGTATTGCTGGTGGCTTTGGGGCTTGGTTACATTCAACCTAACCCCAGACCTTATTAG